In one Rhopalosiphum padi isolate XX-2018 chromosome 3, ASM2088224v1, whole genome shotgun sequence genomic region, the following are encoded:
- the LOC132927514 gene encoding uncharacterized protein LOC132927514, with product MAENWDNIPGINQEYGQLDLNATDGQTDENNWINLDQNIRYIPCTNYTDWDPLNNNGQTDDDKLIEEYFKNKTTIIESADDTNEDRDDSNQTTSGIERQADTTTSDVVEQSNVPVTSEYVQEEEEW from the exons ATGGCAGAAAATTGGGATAATATACCAGGAATAAATCAAGAATATGGACAATTAGACTTAAATGCAACTGATGGTCAAACAGATGAAAATAATTGGATTAATTTAGACCAAAATATCAGATATATACCATGTACAAATTATACAGATTGGGATCCTTTAAATAACAATGGTCAAACCGATGATGATAAACTAattgaagaatattttaaaaataaaactacaattaTTGAATCTGCTGATGATACAAATGAGGATCGGGACGACTCGAATCAAACAACATCTGGTATTGAACGTCAAGCTGATACAACTACATCTGATGTTGTTGAACAATCG AATGTTCCAGTAACGTCCGAGTATGTCCAAGAAGAGGAAGAATGGTAA